ATAAACACAACataaatatttgtatataaACTTATAACGCTACTGAGGTATATATCCACCGTGTTGCGAAATGTGttagaacaaaaaaatttgatttttgagCATTGTTCTTACTCACCTTGTGAATTGTCCTAAAAGAAAAGTAAGTGTTTcaagaagaaagaaaatgtgTTGAGATAACTGATGTCAGCCAATTGACTCACCATGGTCTTGAGGTAGGTAAAACCACCTTCTGGGAAGATATTTGATACCCAAAATACAGTTATAACTGAGTATTATATTAACATATGCTCATGGTCATATTGGTGATATTAGTCAATGTTTAGACTTTGTAAAAGTGATTgaaaaattgctgaaaaatgTAAGGGTGCAAGTCAGGCTAATCTGCATTATTATGTTTAGTTAAAAGACAAATATGGAAAAGAATGCAAGGTAcactattttgttttaaattattatttttactttcaaGACAATGATTGTGAAAGTTTTCCTGTACTGTAAAAAATTTTAgggaaagaagaaatttttaatatttgtctaaatttattttttgtgtgcaCAATAATCTGTATATATCTATTCGCATTGGGCATAATGTGAATTGTGTTCTGCAACAGACTTCgattgaaatatttaaatatttttgttatccAGATTTGTCAGCGACCATTCACAATCTTCAAATGGTGTCCTGGCGCCAAAATGAGGTACAAGAAGACTGAAATATGTCAAACTTGCTCGAAACTAAAAAATGTTTGTCAGACGTGTTTACTGGATTTGGAATATGGTATGTGCAAATAATAATTCTATACCTTTGGTTGTTGTGATAAAATAGTGCACTCGTTTTAGATTCTTGTGATTACTAGAGATGGCACCGGTAGAAATTTaactcaaaaattaaaaaaaacaaaaacaatgctcatttaattcttttttcatttttctgtaTGTCATCTTTTAATGTcttcaattattttgttttaaccttttttactAAATAGATAAAATTgcataaaattgtaaaaacataACGAGCAGACCTGTTAAACTTTAGAAATGAAATAAATATTAATGCCGTTGTCATAGGTCTGCCAATTGAGGTTCGTGACAAAGCACTGGCAATCCAAGATAACCTCCCAAGATCAGATGTTAATAGAGAATTCTTTACTCAAAACATTGAAAAGGAGGTAGGAAATTACCACTTTATATTCttgtaaactttgacaagtgtcttgttattatttttttgatgctgtgtatgtttgtttttgttatgttcaaaaaattttcaaggAGGGTGTCTACTCAGTTGAAAAACTTGACAAAATTGGTAAAAAAGTCTGGAAAAGTTAGAATTCaatcaataaaaaattatgagTCGACTaagtttctttaaatttttgaaaacttatgtaagaattttttttctttgctgtaCCAACCTGTTTTGTTTAGCTTGCTAATACCGATGGTACGGTAGCCGGAGGTGCTGTCGGAAAAGCACAAGCACCTAGTGATCTCTTGTTAAAGCTAGCACGAACAACTCCCTACTACAAGCGAAATCGTCCCCACATTTGTTCGTTTTGGGTAAAAGGTGAATGCAAACGAGGCGAAGAGTGTCCCTACAGGTATGTGGACCAAAAtgtttatctctataataatacgccagttctgtctgtctggcttttgcaaagtggattatattcttcactatTTTTTGATAAAGTCTGTGAAACATCActcataaaattgttctgtaatttatcaaactttaacgttaaaataattAATACCTATTGTATGTGTAGGCtactaatttttgctgacgacagcaGACCCCAATTCCACGATATTTTGAACCTTTCCGGGTCATGGAGCGGGTTGTTCTATAAAGCAGACATTGTGGAAAGAGCACCAGTCAAGTGATGCTGTTTTCCCATTTTGAGAAATAGCTTGAAGGTGGATAATTTCTCAAATATTATTTCCAGGATTACAGATTCCAAGAATTTTCGTGGTTTTTATTCGAAAAAATACTTACACGTAAAGTTTAATTTGACTATCACACTAGGCTATACGGAGTTAGTCTGAATGAAAGAAAAACTTAAGCGACGTTGCGTCTTTGTGTTGGAATTTTTGCATTCACGGCGGGTTTATTAGAATCTCTTAcatatatctctttaataaataaactttatGTGTCTTAAATTTTTTAGACATGAAATGCCAAACGCTCCCGATGATCCACTTGCTAGTCAAAACATCAAAGACAGATTTTACGGTGTTAATGATCCGGTAGCCGAGAAAATGATGAAGCGCGCATCTACCATGCCGAAGTTGGAACCTCCAGACGACAAAAGTATTACGACTTTGTACGTGGGCGGGTTGGACGATAAGATAACCGAAAACGATTTaaggtgatttttttttttagtttttgttttgttgatttttacTTAATGAGTTGTTGTAAAGAAAGCGTAAGCTTTGAATGATAATTAGTTAGGGTTTGGGCGATATCGTTTCACTTTGTGTTCTATGTGTTTGCCTCTTTCTTCACTGGTTAGAATTTTTTCGTGgatattaattttcgcaaataacGTCTTGAAGTATATTTTTTCGCGAGTACATAATTTTGCTAATTTGTCTAAAACCCGCGAAAAGCGTAACAATTGATGGCCGTTAAAAGTAGTACCGTTCAGATATTTTCACAAACAGGCGAGTATTACCATATAGCTTATTTGAAAAGCTTGTCAAAAATTTCAGGAAAACCTGAAGTAATTCGAGTCTTTTTTCTACCGTGTTCTCTAACTTGTTTTTTACCTTACCGCGTAACTCACAAATTTTCTTGTTACTTTTAGAGATTTTTTCTATCAGTTCGGTGAGATTCGTTCAATAAACATCGCCGCTGGAAAGAATTGTGGTTTTGTTTGTTACACTACTCGTGTAGCTGCCGAATTTGCTGCCGAACGCTCCTTCAATAAAGTTATCATTAAAGGCAAGCGCTTAAAAGTGTTATGGGGTAAATCGCAGGAAGAGAGAAGCGCAACCAAAGATCATACGGAAAATGAACATCGCTATGAACCCGTTCCCGGCCTGCCTGGAGGTATGTAAAATATCCTGTTTTTTTGATTTCCAATGCGGCGAATATGTTCCACTTGAGAATTTTTCCCatctgaaatttcaaaattttgctaACTACTACCTTAATTCATGAATTTTTTTGCGCAAGTTTAAATTTtgcgcattttttttttttttttgtgcgtATTCAGTTTTTAGCACACTCAAGTTTAGCGCACATTTTTTTCCGTTTTGTTATGTACACCTAAATGTCCTGCACCTCTTTCAAgattttataaagttttaagtTTTGTTTCTATATCAACGTATTGCATATTCGCTTTTAAAAGCTGCATCAATCTTGTATTTACGCCGACCAACAATGATGATATTGTGATTGTTGACGATAGTTAATTTCATCATTAATTTTGTGTGGAAAAAGTTCTTCTTTCGGTTTCGCGAAATCTGATCTATGAACACgttttaagaaataatatttcacgtaaatcaaattTTCACGCAgtgaaaatcaaatcaaattttcACGCAACCAATTTTTGGTGCAGCGACTCTGTGCGAAAATTAGATATGACCAAAAATTTCATGAATGAATGCATCGCAACTAAAACGCACCTTGCTTTCTCCATTTTAAAGCTATCCTTAGGTATCACTTATCTCACTTTGTTTATCTTTCGTTCGTTACTTCTGCAGATTgtgttttaattcattttttattacgCTAACGGCAGTAACTCAGGAGTTACATTCGTACACAGTAGGAACATtactaatttctttttttagcatTGCCCAGCACAAATATTGGAGCTGGTGGTGATGTGATACCGGAACCGCCGAACCTGTTTGCGGAATCTACGGAAGATCAATCCAACCCACCTGCGCCTCATCTTCCGCCAAATATCCCATTACAGGGTGGATATCAATATCAAGCAATGTTTCCACCACCTAACATGCAAGGTCCCCCGCCTAACATGCAAGGACCTCCACTCAGCATGGATGGTCCTCCGCCGTTAATGGGTAGTACTGGCGCTCCTTTAGGTGGACCTCGTCCACTGATGGGTGATCAACGATATCCTCCTCCACCCCCAGCAGGAATGCCACCAATGCAGAGAGGACCAAATCCACAATTTTCTCATGGTAGGCCAGAGGGCGGGCCTCCACCGCCAAGACAGCCGCCGCCTCCTCGTCATGCAGTGCATTATCCGTCACAAGATCCACATCGAATGGGCGCAGAAGGACCTGTAAATTAACTTCGCCGACCGCAGCAATACAAGTTCGTCTTTTTACAGAGAATGCATTTATGTGATGTGTATCGTATTAGCGAATTGACAAGAAGATAGACGAGAAACTTGTATTTTGTGCGTTTTATTCAATAAGAATTTTTATTTGCTAATCATGTTGTTAATCTTTGAGTAATTGTTAGTTGTGTGCCATGAATCCGAatctaaaaatatgaagggaTAATTTTTCTCAACAATAATGATTttctaataacattttttttttgtttctgaaagtTATGTCATTGGCGTTGGATTCACTTTCTAAAGTTTCCTATCTGTGGAGGATCAGTGCTTCGTTTGTGCTGATCTGTTTAAGAATGAGGAAACACATAAGTCACTTTTAAAATACACAGTTGTTCAATAAAGagaatttttatgatttttgcaCAAGTgggaaaaaatcgtttttggttCCTAAGTTTTAACGTCACATCGTTGTATTTCCAAATAAATTTTTCGTTCAGATTACGATTATTCATGTTCGGCTCATGCATTGTCTCTTCAAAGCATGGCGTTAggctaaaatttactaaaacttTACAAATTCCTGTTTAAATTACTCTTTTAACATCTCAATGCCTTCCGGTGGCTTTTAGACAGTTTCGTGGAGTTGCTTAGATGCCGTTACAGTGCCTTCGAATTTTTAATTCGATTTTCCACAGCACATCAAAACAACGTTTACAAATAAGATGctgagaaaaaaatgtaaacaaaacgatGTAGTAGTTTCtgtgttttgatttattatgaACAACAAAGTCGAAGATGTGTCGTGTGCTACTGCTGCCGAAAAAgataaagaattttttattcATCCGAACTCCATCACGTACCAAGTCTGGGAAGGATTCGTTGCTTTATCGTGCTTTCTTTGTTCACTGGCCGTCTCGTTTCAAGCAGCTTTTAAAGCAGATTTGGAAAGTTTAACGGCCATAACTTACGCATGTGATTGTGTTTATCTCATTCACATTGCAGTAAAATTCTTTGTTGCTTTTATTCGCGAAGGAGATTTGATAACAAGCAGGAAAGAAATTCAACGAAAGTATGCGAGGAAGGAATTCATTTTAGATATTGTTTCTGTATTTCCGCTGGAGTTAATTTTCGTTGCAGCCAAGGGAAATTATGTGCACGGTTGGCAATATGTTATAAGAATCGGAAAGCTAAACAGAATTTTACGATTTTATTCAACTACAGCATTTTTCGGTAAGGTTTTATCCCCTAAAAATATTTGCGTGATTAATCTGTAATTTCCCAAtgatcgaaaaaaaaaatacagctgAAATTTCTAAAAGAAGGCCTCCAGCGCTTCCTTCGGCTTAACTCTCGCTCTCTCTAAACTTTCCTGATTGGATAAAAACAAAGCGGCAGTCTATATTATTTAGCTAAAAAAACGAATTTATTTTGTGTCGTTAAATGATCAAATCAGCGTATTTTTGTTGGCGATGACCAGTTTAAACGGGAAAATAGGGTTGGGAACTGTTCTTTCGAGTGTTCCTGGATTAAGGTGTTATTTACCCCAATGAGAAAAGCAGcgcataaaaaaaacttcaatctttATAACGAAGTATCACTGCTTTGATTGATTAGGGTTTATTTGTTCATCGCTGGTCAAATTTGGTGAGTACCAGCCCACATTAATTCACACACAATCAAGTGGTGAGGGGGAGTTTTCTACACGTCGATGCTGAAATTTTTTTGACGTTTTTTTTGCGAGAACTGGGGTCTGGTGACGACGTCTATTTTGTCCGAATTGGCGGGCTGTATTGCTGCATTTAAAATTCCATGTGTTCTGCACATGTACACACAAAAGCTTGTTTTTAAAAGGTGTATAGCTAAGGGCTAATCTTCTTGAGTATCTTTTATACTCCATTCCCTTCATATTAGCCTctatttttgatgtttaattGTGTCTATGCTAGTTTGTTTTGTCTTAATAATTTTCTTACTCATAACAATTTCTTTAACAGGAAAATATGAAGATCAGCTTGGATTCAACACAAAGGCTATTCGTTCGTTTAAGTATGTTTTGGTGGCTTACACCCTTATACACACAATCTCCTGTGGATGGTATTCATTTGCTTGTCCTAATGAAGCAGAAGTCAAAAACCATTTTCATTGTTACTCCCATGGCTGGGCTGTACATAAAAATCAAAGtatgtttaatttttataatcaaGTTTTACGACAATGATTAATCAAAATAAAGCAAGGTGAAATAACAGGTTTATACATATTCATTTCCTGACCTTGAAAAAATAAACCCTTGAAATTTTTGTGGACCTAACTGCAAAAATGAACTGAGGAATGCAAGGGCAAAATGCCTGTTAaacacaaaacaacaaatttaataaTAAGCTACCCAACTGTGATGTTTTGACATTAACAGTGTCTAAAATTATATGCAAAGAGACATAgctgttagggttagggttatacATATCCCTTACTgtattttatcacatttatatcaTTGTGGTTTCAGTGGCAAATTAAGGTATATCTTACTAGTCAAGTGATTGTACtgaattttttgccaaaattcTTATTGTTGCAAATTCAAAAAAGTGTTTTGCTGAAACACATACTACCTTCCGGGGTGCTTTCTTAAAATGTGGTGGCCTTAAATTTCTATTAATACACCTGTAAATATAATAAATCTGGCTGCATATTTATGAATAATAGGACGTAATACAATCTACCTAATTGTCCTATAACTTACTTTGTTGGGTTAAGGGgtcaaaagtaaaaataatactaTTGACCATAAAAACCATagcatctatataataatactgaGACTGTGTGtatgtgtctgtctgtaacaggccaAGTAAATATCTTTATTTTCCTTTCATGTTgtcgaaaaagttatgtctcatTTGTTAATCTTTCTGATTTTACGGCACAACGTCAGTGCATTTAGACTTACGTCAATGTGTTTAATAAGATTGGTGAAGCCATTGCTTTAAGGCCATACAACTTGCAAAGGTTGTGAtgtcagtcatttttttaccacatAGGTAACTAGAGACAATCTGGGACCTAATGGGGTAAGTTTCTTAAACTTGGGTCCCTGAATCCCATTCAGAATgaacaggttgatgacgtcaacaaaaaaCCTTTGAACCTCATTATTTCTGCAAccatacatgatcctatacattattgtgaTCAGCATTTTAAGATCTGTATGATGAGGGCAACGGATATACAAATTTCCTAGGCGTCCATTAAAAGCACATCATTCTATATATTCTATACAAGATTTTTTTGGGTATTGAcagacatcatcaaaatttaagtgATGGTTCTCTTTTCTGTTAatctcctgcctaagtggatttttccaaaagtatttatcatcatcatcatcatcattctcggcttaacgtccgttttccatgctagcatgggttggacagcgtatatccctcaatatttgtaaggttagccatgtaaaatatgcacatctacagtacagtccagatgtaagcgtacgtgtACGTACCCTAACTTGCAAAAacaattgctttcattaaaaaaaacaataggatagcaagttcctttcaaattgcgcgaaaataattgcttcgtgttaaaaacaaaagcatagcaagaaacattgtttaaaaacaattctCTGCGcaagaataaattaaacgcgaaggccattgaattttaatttttttaacaacgaaactaattatagtaacgcgattttaatctgatatatttaaaaaacacaagctcttactttcaaaatgcgatctaaaaaaacatttctatcgccgttttttgtttttaaacttttaaaatgcgatctaaaaaagcttttctgtagccgtttttcgtttttaaactttttaaaatgcgatctaaaaaacatttctatcgccgtttttcgtttttaaacttttaaaatgcgatctaaaaaaacatttctatcagcgtttttcgttttaaaactttcaaaatgcgttctaaaaaaacatttctatcgctgtttttcgttttaaaacttttaaaatgcaatctaaaaaaaatttctattgccgttttccgttttaaaacttttaaaatgcgatctaaaaaaacatttctatcgccgtttttcgttttttaaactttaaaaatgcgatctaaaaaaacatttctatcgccgtttttcgtttttaaacttttaaaatgcgatctaaaaaaacatttctatcgccatttttcgtttttaaacttttaaaatgcgatctaaaaaaacattatcgccatttttcgtttttaaagttttaaaatgcaatctaaaaaaacatttctattgaaattaaagtttcaatctttgttaaaatataataatttctatcgcttaaaagcttcatttaacccgcgcaaccaacaatgccttcttgctagtttatttagtttccacgcaaaacatttgtttaataaaaatattaaacaatggctcttcgtgtcacattgatagagttgataacatttgcaattatgctattgggaatagttatgttaacactatttaacaatagttacacgcagttataataagctattttttcttcaataatcttttgtttacttacaagactcgcaagataattaataagaacaaaagacaaacaactaccgcctccgagaaaaaggtgtgaaacttgagcgtacgcgtacgcgtacgcttacatctggtcTGTActgtatctatctatctatctatgaaGAATCTGGCATAATTTATTAGCCACCTATGAATAGTAAAACGCAGGATtcaatttttctgaaaaatttagatgacgtcatgctaaaactcattttttcaaaatcattaaattttttatattctgtataaaattgtttttaaaaaagaaaaattcaatTTGTTTCATGGTACAATTATGAAATGATGTAAAAAACTAATAGCACGATTTCCATATGATAAAATTGATCCTGGAGACAAAAGTACTTTATTCAGGCCTTGTCAAgaatggcgtgcgatcgcacacgCACATGCTCACACACGCCATGTTTGAATGTTCCCGTGCAATCTTCACACgccaaaaaaacactaaatacctcaggccaaaataaataatattctgTTCAATGAAGGAGTACGGGAAAAATATACCGTGCTGATCGGGAGTGAAGCTACACATCTTTGAGAGTAcgagtaaaataaataagagtAATCTTTTTAATAACGCGAGTACGCAATAATTAAACTACTCGCAAGTaaatctttcaaaaaatttatcatgttactcgcgagttatgttaaagaaaaacataagacattaattttaattcaccatttaatttttttttaatttagttgctcttttgaaattaataaataaattttaaagttcaacttttttgtcttttacttttttaaatgctttcgcTACTTTCATTATATaaaatcacttccagcatgttctttctCAAGCACAGAATAGTGTTGGTGATCAATTGCCACATCAGACTTTactttctgaatatttttcaacaaacattgCTTTATAACTCAGACAACAATCTGTATAAGTTTAAAATATTGCGATAGAAACATGACGTCACAAagcttgttattgttttgtttcgggGGGGATGTTTTAACATCGAAGCAACAATAATAACGTgagggatttttttataaaaaaacagtttaatgtttaatgatatattttttttgaaaaatataaaaataaaaaatatttacatctaaaaaaatatttacaaaaaagttgttAACTGAGAGAGTTTTATGACTATAAAtgcatgttttataatttttcttcgtTTTGTTGCTAcgttgtataatttttttt
This DNA window, taken from Hydractinia symbiolongicarpus strain clone_291-10 chromosome 15, HSymV2.1, whole genome shotgun sequence, encodes the following:
- the LOC130629055 gene encoding pre-mRNA-splicing factor RBM22-like — its product is MATSKGANTYNRQNWEQADFPILCQTCLGDNPYIRMLKDKYGKECKICQRPFTIFKWCPGAKMRYKKTEICQTCSKLKNVCQTCLLDLEYGLPIEVRDKALAIQDNLPRSDVNREFFTQNIEKELANTDGTVAGGAVGKAQAPSDLLLKLARTTPYYKRNRPHICSFWVKGECKRGEECPYRHEMPNAPDDPLASQNIKDRFYGVNDPVAEKMMKRASTMPKLEPPDDKSITTLYVGGLDDKITENDLRDFFYQFGEIRSINIAAGKNCGFVCYTTRVAAEFAAERSFNKVIIKGKRLKVLWGKSQEERSATKDHTENEHRYEPVPGLPGALPSTNIGAGGDVIPEPPNLFAESTEDQSNPPAPHLPPNIPLQGGYQYQAMFPPPNMQGPPPNMQGPPLSMDGPPPLMGSTGAPLGGPRPLMGDQRYPPPPPAGMPPMQRGPNPQFSHGRPEGGPPPPRQPPPPRHAVHYPSQDPHRMGAEGPVN